A genomic stretch from Pirellulales bacterium includes:
- a CDS encoding SDR family oxidoreductase, with protein MADNHQEQHRDTLRPLPPRAHAGPKLVVGCGYLGRRVAERWRAASHEVYAITRSRKHGEEFAQAGIRPIVADVMRLETLTSVPAAATVLYAVGYDRTQSRGIEEVYLRGLVNVLNALPSGTGRVIYVSSTGVYGDRGGEWIDEHTPCFPDRTGGKACLAAEEALLAHPRGADSIILRMAGIYGPGRIPSRDALEAGRTIAAPAKGWLNLIHVDDAASVVLAAEQALHGHRYYLVSDGCPINRREYYAELARLLDAPKPRFLSPDATLPSAVRATSDKRVSNARLVRELRVQLAYPSYREGLAAIINGG; from the coding sequence ATGGCTGACAACCACCAAGAACAGCATCGGGATACGTTGCGGCCGCTACCGCCGCGCGCCCACGCGGGACCGAAGCTGGTCGTAGGCTGTGGCTATTTAGGGCGGCGTGTCGCCGAGCGGTGGCGAGCGGCGAGTCACGAGGTCTACGCGATCACACGTTCGCGCAAGCATGGGGAGGAATTCGCGCAGGCCGGCATTCGGCCGATCGTGGCCGACGTCATGCGATTGGAAACGCTAACGAGCGTGCCCGCGGCGGCCACAGTACTGTACGCTGTCGGCTACGATCGCACGCAATCCCGCGGCATCGAAGAGGTCTACCTGCGTGGGCTGGTCAATGTCTTGAATGCACTGCCGTCAGGCACCGGACGGGTGATCTATGTAAGTTCGACGGGCGTCTACGGCGACCGGGGGGGCGAGTGGATCGACGAGCATACACCGTGCTTTCCGGATCGTACGGGGGGCAAGGCATGCCTGGCTGCTGAGGAGGCATTGCTCGCGCATCCACGCGGTGCCGATTCGATCATTCTGCGAATGGCAGGTATTTACGGTCCTGGTCGGATTCCCAGCCGGGACGCGCTCGAGGCGGGCCGGACGATCGCCGCGCCGGCAAAGGGGTGGCTCAATCTGATTCACGTCGACGATGCGGCCAGCGTCGTCCTCGCCGCTGAGCAAGCCCTACATGGACACCGTTACTACCTGGTTTCGGACGGCTGCCCCATCAACCGCCGCGAGTACTATGCCGAGCTAGCGCGGTTACTCGACGCGCCAAAGCCCCGCTTCCTGTCTCCGGACGCGACGCTTCCCTCGGCAGTACGGGCCACAAGCGACAAACGGGTCAGCAATGCCCGGCTGGTTCGCGAGTTGCGCGTGCAGCTGGCCTATCCCTCTTATCGCGAGGGGCTGGCCGCGATCATCAACGGCGGTTGA
- a CDS encoding mannose-1-phosphate guanylyltransferase, with product MLHALVMAGGSGTRFWPVSREATPKQMLKLLGDRSLLQATLDRLGDLVPPERRLIATSAVLADAVREQLPELPSAAVLAEPCKRDTAPCIGLAALLIAQHDPQGTMLVLPADHVIRDAAAFQNAVRQAVALVENAPNRLVTFGIRPSYPAESFGYLERGAPLDMGPSAAAKNAPCSAYRVSRFREKPQADVARQYVDSGNFYWNSGIFVWRAATIVDALAQHQPEMMAHLRTIAAAFGTPKFTEIFARDFAAIRGISIDFAVMEHADDVVLIEAPFDWDDLGSWQALSRQRGQDPQGNTVVGRHLGLNTKGSIVYGGGPNDHLIVTVGVEDLIIVHTPDATLVANRRDEESLRQVVKELAQRGWNVHL from the coding sequence ATGTTGCACGCCCTGGTAATGGCTGGTGGGTCTGGTACACGGTTTTGGCCCGTTAGCCGTGAAGCAACGCCGAAACAGATGTTAAAGCTACTGGGTGATCGGTCGTTGTTGCAGGCGACGCTCGATCGGCTGGGAGATCTGGTGCCGCCCGAACGGCGCTTGATTGCGACCTCGGCGGTACTGGCCGACGCGGTGCGCGAGCAGTTGCCAGAATTGCCCTCAGCGGCGGTGCTGGCCGAACCCTGCAAGCGCGACACGGCGCCGTGCATCGGGCTGGCGGCCCTGCTCATAGCGCAGCACGATCCCCAGGGCACGATGCTGGTGTTGCCGGCCGATCATGTGATCCGCGACGCGGCGGCGTTTCAGAATGCGGTCAGGCAAGCGGTTGCGCTCGTCGAAAATGCGCCCAACCGGCTGGTGACGTTTGGCATTCGTCCTTCGTATCCCGCCGAAAGTTTTGGATATCTCGAGCGCGGCGCGCCGTTGGACATGGGACCGAGTGCCGCGGCAAAGAACGCTCCTTGTTCCGCCTATCGTGTGTCGCGCTTTCGCGAGAAGCCTCAGGCCGACGTGGCTCGGCAATATGTCGATTCGGGTAACTTCTATTGGAACTCGGGCATTTTCGTGTGGCGCGCGGCGACCATTGTCGATGCGCTCGCGCAGCATCAGCCCGAGATGATGGCGCACTTGCGGACGATCGCAGCGGCTTTTGGCACGCCGAAGTTCACGGAAATCTTCGCGCGCGACTTTGCGGCGATTCGAGGGATTTCCATCGACTTCGCCGTTATGGAGCACGCTGACGATGTGGTGTTGATCGAAGCTCCGTTTGATTGGGACGACTTGGGGAGTTGGCAAGCCCTGTCGCGCCAGCGCGGCCAGGATCCACAGGGCAACACGGTCGTCGGCCGGCATCTGGGCCTGAATACCAAGGGGTCGATCGTCTATGGCGGCGGTCCTAACGACCACTTGATCGTGACCGTGGGGGTCGAGGATTTGATCATCGTTCACACACCCGACGCCACATTGGTGGCCAACCGCCGCGATGAGGAATCCCTGCGCCAGGTGGTCAAGGAATTGGCCCAACGCGGCTGGAACGTACACCTATAA
- a CDS encoding calmodulin-binding protein, producing the protein MIRRCLLAVLCALALCCALATSADAQEQAYGRQWARSYNTQDWDRFYHYPYVWYPQNFWSADYYRSSESLYYRYPPEMRVPVYNKRWHNEFPMTRKYHWGHHFILDQF; encoded by the coding sequence ATGATTCGTCGCTGTTTGCTAGCGGTGCTCTGCGCGCTGGCACTGTGCTGCGCCCTGGCCACCTCGGCCGACGCCCAGGAGCAGGCGTACGGCCGGCAGTGGGCCCGCAGCTACAACACCCAGGATTGGGACCGCTTCTACCACTACCCGTATGTGTGGTACCCGCAGAACTTCTGGAGCGCGGACTATTACCGCAGCTCGGAGAGCCTGTACTACCGCTATCCGCCAGAGATGCGGGTGCCGGTGTACAACAAGCGCTGGCACAACGAATTCCCCATGACCCGCAAATATCATTGGGGTCATCACTTCATCCTGGATCAGTTCTAG
- a CDS encoding M20 family metallopeptidase: MALDLVDTLSQLVAIPSVNPMGRAVSGPEYFEYRVTDWLQQLFERWSLPWQRQTVDTKRDNIIARFDGDPAPAAGGKVILFEAHQDTVPVDGMTIDPWRPTVRDGRLYGRGSCDIKGGMTAMLGALARLMSDAPRRRPTVIMACTVNEEHGYSGASALTRLWTSSSADSIIPRVPDAAVIAEPTNLDVVVAHKGAVRWRCHTHGRAAHSSQPQLGDNAIYKMARVVAALESYARDVPASLPAHPLCGRASLSVGVIGGGLSVNTVPARATIEIDRRIIPGEDGEAAYRQVIDYVAHRTELGTFVEHERPYLEGRSLNDGPNKQLASQLVAAARTVHGQAAEIGVPFGTDAATIAAAGVPSVVFGPGSIAQAHTADEWLSLDELSQASEVLYRFLSETMNAK; the protein is encoded by the coding sequence ATGGCACTTGATCTGGTCGACACGCTAAGTCAGTTGGTCGCGATTCCCAGCGTGAATCCCATGGGGCGCGCCGTTTCCGGTCCGGAGTATTTCGAGTACCGCGTAACCGACTGGCTGCAGCAATTGTTCGAGCGGTGGTCGCTTCCATGGCAACGGCAGACAGTCGATACCAAGCGCGACAACATTATCGCGCGCTTCGACGGAGATCCTGCGCCGGCCGCTGGCGGAAAAGTCATTCTTTTCGAAGCCCACCAGGACACCGTGCCTGTCGACGGCATGACAATCGACCCTTGGCGGCCCACAGTCCGCGACGGCCGGCTTTACGGCCGCGGCTCGTGTGACATCAAGGGGGGTATGACTGCCATGCTCGGCGCCCTGGCACGACTGATGAGCGATGCCCCACGCCGACGGCCGACTGTCATCATGGCCTGTACGGTGAACGAAGAGCACGGTTACAGCGGCGCTTCGGCGCTAACCCGGCTGTGGACTTCGTCCAGCGCAGACTCGATCATCCCGCGCGTGCCCGATGCCGCGGTGATTGCCGAGCCCACGAATCTGGACGTCGTCGTCGCGCACAAGGGAGCGGTGCGCTGGCGATGCCACACGCATGGCCGCGCGGCGCACAGCTCGCAACCGCAGCTGGGCGACAACGCAATTTACAAAATGGCCCGCGTCGTGGCCGCGCTAGAAAGCTACGCCCGCGATGTGCCCGCCTCGCTCCCGGCGCACCCGCTGTGCGGGCGTGCCAGCCTGAGCGTGGGCGTAATCGGCGGCGGTCTGAGCGTAAACACCGTGCCGGCGCGGGCCACGATCGAAATCGATCGCCGCATCATCCCTGGCGAGGACGGCGAAGCGGCCTATCGGCAGGTGATCGATTACGTCGCGCATCGGACCGAGCTAGGAACATTTGTCGAGCACGAAAGACCGTACCTCGAAGGACGCTCTTTGAACGACGGACCCAACAAACAACTGGCCAGCCAGTTGGTCGCGGCCGCCCGCACCGTACATGGTCAGGCGGCCGAGATTGGCGTCCCCTTCGGCACGGATGCGGCCACGATCGCTGCGGCGGGCGTGCCGAGCGTGGTCTTCGGGCCTGGCTCGATCGCCCAGGCCCACACGGCCGACGAATGGCTGTCGCTGGACGAACTCTCGCAAGCCAGCGAGGTGCTGTATCGGTTCCTCTCAGAAACGATGAATGCAAAATGA
- a CDS encoding UDPGP type 1 family protein: MNTPGKEELLARLRPIGQGHLLRFWDDLNQAERAELVRQIDGIDFAQIAELVAQARSAARPASQDHSDRARRAEPPPAIRLADQTPGPETTRAIERGKAALRAGKIGVVLVAGGQGTRLGFDHPKGLYPIGPLSQASLFQIHFEKVQAIRHRFGVDVPLYVMTSPATHEETIAALEKHNRFGMPQKDVVVFCQGSMPAVDAQTGRLLLAERGSLFESPDGHGGMLRALDRGGLLADMHRRGLEQLFYYQVDNPLVVVCDPLLIGHHLEAKAEVSTQVVAKQQPLDRVGNVATVDGKVQIIEYSDLPDEVAELRQPDGSLKLWAGNIAVHMFDVAFLARMSTGGGQLPFHFAHKKVPYVDEGGRSVEPDKPNAIKFEQFIFDLLPAAEQSLVVEVDEQAVFAPLKNGPGADRDSPETVRAQMMKLHRQWLCDAGATVADGVKIEISPLFALDAVEAVEKVKPGLTITADRYFQ, encoded by the coding sequence ATGAACACACCTGGCAAAGAGGAACTGCTCGCGCGGCTGCGTCCTATCGGACAGGGGCACTTGCTGCGCTTTTGGGACGACCTGAATCAAGCAGAACGCGCCGAACTCGTGCGGCAGATCGACGGAATCGATTTTGCACAAATCGCCGAACTCGTCGCGCAGGCCCGCAGCGCGGCGCGGCCAGCCTCGCAGGATCACTCCGACCGGGCCCGGCGGGCCGAGCCGCCGCCGGCCATTCGACTGGCCGACCAGACGCCGGGGCCCGAAACGACGCGCGCCATCGAGCGCGGCAAGGCGGCCCTGCGCGCAGGAAAAATTGGCGTCGTGCTCGTGGCGGGAGGGCAGGGGACCCGGCTGGGCTTCGATCACCCCAAGGGGCTGTACCCGATCGGACCCTTGTCGCAAGCCTCGCTCTTTCAGATTCATTTCGAAAAAGTGCAAGCTATCCGGCACCGCTTCGGCGTCGACGTTCCGTTGTACGTAATGACCAGTCCGGCGACCCACGAGGAAACGATCGCGGCCCTCGAAAAGCACAACCGTTTTGGGATGCCGCAAAAAGATGTCGTGGTATTTTGCCAGGGTTCGATGCCGGCAGTCGACGCACAAACCGGGCGATTGCTGCTGGCCGAGCGCGGGAGTCTCTTTGAAAGCCCCGATGGGCATGGTGGTATGTTGCGGGCACTTGACCGTGGAGGCCTGCTGGCCGACATGCATCGCCGCGGGCTGGAGCAACTCTTTTATTATCAGGTCGACAATCCACTAGTCGTCGTCTGCGACCCGCTGTTGATCGGCCACCATCTGGAGGCCAAAGCCGAGGTCTCGACACAAGTAGTAGCCAAGCAACAACCGCTTGATCGTGTCGGGAATGTGGCGACGGTCGATGGCAAGGTGCAGATCATCGAATACAGCGATCTGCCAGACGAAGTGGCCGAACTCCGCCAGCCCGACGGCTCGCTCAAGTTGTGGGCCGGCAATATCGCGGTGCATATGTTCGACGTGGCGTTTCTCGCGCGAATGAGCACCGGCGGCGGCCAGTTGCCGTTCCATTTTGCCCACAAGAAAGTGCCGTATGTCGACGAAGGCGGCCGGTCGGTGGAGCCCGACAAGCCGAACGCGATCAAGTTCGAGCAGTTCATTTTCGACCTGCTACCGGCGGCCGAGCAGTCGTTGGTCGTCGAGGTGGACGAGCAGGCTGTGTTCGCGCCGCTGAAGAACGGTCCCGGCGCGGATCGCGATTCACCGGAAACTGTGCGAGCGCAGATGATGAAGCTGCACCGCCAGTGGTTGTGCGACGCGGGGGCGACGGTCGCTGATGGCGTTAAGATCGAGATCAGTCCGCTGTTTGCCCTCGACGCGGTCGAAGCGGTAGAGAAGGTCAAACCCGGATTGACCATCACGGCGGACCGTTATTTTCAGTGA
- a CDS encoding MBL fold metallo-hydrolase, with amino-acid sequence MLERKPVFPHVIEMNYQAGARLGCNVYLVYDEGEWLLIDVGFDETVDEIVEIIRQLDFPLSNCKTVIATHADVDHIQGLAKVKQLLKTTVTGHHLAADALATGDPIKTFARIDAQDIHLEMPPVKLDALVDDGDVIPVGKLKLEVWHTPGHTDSQLSFRLGNLLFSGDNIYRDGCVGAIDAHHGSDIPAFLQSLKRIRASDVEWLLPSHGPIFRKNNAQLDQTIARLEGYLHMADFGTCAVDWPLMDEWDQELAEGRMPQEESAPESAARR; translated from the coding sequence ATGTTAGAACGGAAGCCCGTTTTTCCCCATGTCATCGAGATGAACTACCAGGCCGGTGCGCGCCTGGGGTGCAACGTTTATCTGGTCTACGACGAGGGCGAGTGGCTGCTGATCGATGTCGGTTTCGACGAAACGGTCGACGAGATCGTGGAAATCATCCGCCAGCTCGATTTCCCGTTGTCGAACTGCAAAACCGTTATTGCTACCCACGCCGACGTGGATCACATCCAGGGACTGGCCAAGGTCAAGCAGTTGCTGAAAACGACCGTCACCGGCCACCATTTGGCCGCGGACGCGTTGGCGACGGGCGACCCGATCAAGACGTTCGCCCGCATCGACGCCCAGGACATCCATCTCGAGATGCCGCCGGTGAAGCTGGACGCACTCGTTGACGATGGCGATGTTATCCCAGTCGGCAAGCTCAAGCTTGAGGTCTGGCATACCCCGGGGCATACCGACAGCCAGCTTTCGTTCCGGCTGGGAAATCTGCTCTTCAGCGGCGACAACATTTATCGCGACGGCTGCGTGGGGGCCATCGATGCGCATCACGGCAGCGACATTCCGGCATTCCTCCAGTCGCTAAAACGCATTCGTGCGAGCGACGTCGAATGGCTGTTGCCCAGCCACGGCCCGATCTTCCGCAAGAACAATGCTCAGCTCGATCAAACGATCGCCCGGCTGGAGGGTTACTTGCATATGGCCGACTTTGGCACGTGTGCCGTCGATTGGCCGTTGATGGACGAATGGGACCAGGAATTGGCCGAGGGGCGCATGCCCCAGGAAGAGTCGGCCCCGGAATCGGCCGCACGGCGGTAA
- the ruvX gene encoding Holliday junction resolvase RuvX produces MTATRPSSDAVPGRVAGIDYGTVRLGIAISDARRTLASPFDNYTRRSPQADAEYLRRLLTEERVTLVVVGLPIHVDGRESQKSREARKFGQWLSEITGLPVEFFDERFTTAEAQQFLGAAEMTKKQRKARLDKLAAQILLAGYLESGGATTTPTGLDD; encoded by the coding sequence GTGACAGCAACCAGACCATCATCCGACGCCGTGCCGGGCCGCGTTGCCGGCATCGATTACGGTACTGTGCGCCTAGGGATTGCGATTTCCGATGCCCGGCGGACGCTGGCCAGTCCCTTCGATAACTACACCCGGCGCAGTCCGCAGGCCGATGCAGAGTATCTGCGTCGACTGCTAACCGAAGAGCGTGTTACGCTTGTCGTGGTAGGGTTGCCGATACACGTCGACGGGCGCGAAAGTCAGAAATCGCGCGAGGCGAGGAAATTTGGCCAGTGGCTCTCGGAGATCACGGGCTTGCCCGTTGAGTTTTTTGACGAGCGCTTTACCACCGCCGAAGCCCAACAGTTCTTGGGCGCGGCCGAAATGACAAAGAAACAGCGCAAGGCACGGCTCGACAAACTTGCCGCGCAGATTCTGCTTGCAGGCTATCTCGAATCTGGCGGCGCAACAACGACGCCAACTGGATTGGATGATTGA
- a CDS encoding STAS/SEC14 domain-containing protein, whose translation MTVEVREESAAKALVVRISGKLSKADYEKFVPEVERLIKANGKIRILLELHDFHGWDVSALWEDIKFDVKHFRDIERLAIVGETKWEQGMAAFCKPFTSATIMYFDHTKIADAKAWLESA comes from the coding sequence ATGACAGTCGAAGTTCGTGAAGAGTCGGCCGCCAAAGCTCTCGTCGTGCGCATCAGCGGAAAGCTCAGCAAGGCCGATTACGAAAAATTCGTGCCCGAAGTCGAGCGACTGATCAAGGCGAACGGCAAGATCCGCATTCTACTCGAATTGCACGATTTCCACGGTTGGGACGTCTCGGCCTTGTGGGAAGACATCAAGTTCGATGTAAAGCATTTCCGCGACATCGAACGATTGGCAATTGTCGGCGAGACGAAATGGGAACAAGGAATGGCGGCATTCTGTAAGCCGTTCACCTCGGCCACGATCATGTATTTCGATCACACCAAGATCGCAGACGCCAAGGCCTGGCTCGAATCCGCATAA
- a CDS encoding MBL fold metallo-hydrolase has translation MPVAHIPTTTDISGELVFLGTGTSVGVPVVGCGCDTCRSSDPRNKRTRCGLALGLPEGILLVDTPTDLRTQLLREGLGLVHSVLYTHEHADHLFGLDDVRLFPYYLGHRLPLYCEEAVESRIRKSFDYAFAAEGAPHPGGIPLLEIRRITTEPFDLLGVRVVPIRLLHGRFEVLGFRFGNVAYCTDTNKIPEASWPLLAGLDVLILDCLRPKPHATHFGFDEAVAVAQRLQPKQTYFTHLSHDLEHEATNALLPSGMQLAYDGLRIPLT, from the coding sequence ATGCCCGTCGCACACATTCCGACAACGACTGATATTTCTGGCGAGTTGGTCTTTCTGGGTACCGGTACGTCCGTGGGTGTGCCGGTTGTCGGATGCGGCTGCGATACCTGTCGCAGTTCGGATCCGAGAAACAAACGCACGCGTTGCGGCCTGGCGCTCGGATTGCCCGAAGGGATATTGCTTGTCGATACGCCGACGGACCTACGGACTCAGCTGTTGCGCGAAGGACTCGGTCTGGTCCACTCGGTGCTCTATACGCACGAGCATGCGGATCACCTGTTTGGGCTGGATGACGTGCGGCTGTTTCCCTATTACTTGGGGCACAGACTGCCGCTGTATTGCGAAGAAGCGGTCGAATCGCGGATCCGCAAATCCTTCGACTACGCGTTTGCGGCCGAAGGAGCCCCGCACCCCGGCGGCATTCCGCTGCTCGAAATCCGTCGCATTACGACCGAGCCTTTTGATCTGCTGGGTGTACGAGTGGTGCCGATTCGCCTATTGCACGGCCGATTCGAGGTGCTGGGCTTCCGCTTCGGCAATGTGGCCTACTGCACCGACACGAACAAAATCCCCGAAGCCAGCTGGCCGTTGCTCGCGGGGCTCGACGTTTTGATCCTGGACTGCCTGCGCCCGAAGCCGCATGCCACCCATTTTGGCTTTGACGAGGCCGTGGCCGTGGCACAACGACTGCAACCGAAGCAAACCTACTTCACGCACCTCTCTCACGACTTGGAGCACGAGGCCACGAATGCCCTTTTGCCGTCTGGCATGCAGCTAGCCTACGATGGACTACGTATTCCGTTGACTTAG